The Candidatus Zixiibacteriota bacterium DNA segment CCTTTCGGTGGCTGTCGCCTATGCACGGTGGAGATCACCAAAGCCGAATGGGACGGCTGGACCAACTATGTCACTGCCTGTCTGTACCCTGTCGAGGACGGCTTGATCGTCCAGACGCACTCCTCCAAAGTGAACGAACTTCGCAGGACGAATCTGGACCTCTTGTCGGCGCGCTGTCCCAACTCACCGGAGATCCGACAACTGGCATCCGAGTACGGCGTCACTCAGACATCTTTTGAAGAAGTTCCAGACGCCGACAATTGCATCCTCTGCGGCCTGTGCACCCGAGTCTGTGAACAACTCGGCTTCAAAGCGATTTCCACAGTTGGACGGGGTCACAGCAAACAAGTTGCGGCGCCATTGAAAGAGGCGCCGCCGGACTGTGTCGGCTGCCTGAGTTGTGCCCAGGTCTGCCCCACCAATGTCATCGAGTACACGGATACCGATGGCATGCGCACCATCTGGAACAAGCCGTTCGACCTTATCGCATGCAGTGAATGCGGCAAGCATACGATCACAGCAGCCTTCGCCGACGCCTTGAGCACGCTACGTGAGATACCTCGCGACTACTTCGACGTGTGCGATGAGTGTCGGCGCAAAGAACTCTCGCTGAAAATGGGTTCTATCGTCGCCTGGTCACAGGAGGAGGCGTCATGAAGTCGCGACTGATAGTGACGCCCAATTTGTGCACTGGTTGTCGCACCTGCGAATTGGCCTGCTCGTTTTCGCACATGGTCGACGGCAAACCAAGCCGCAGTCGCATCTATCCTCTGCCGGACGGACATGCCGACAGTTACGTACCTGTGGTCTGTTTACACTGCGATGTCCCGGCCTGCGCCATGGCCTGTCTGGTTGACGCCATCGCGCGCGATGAAGAAACCGGCGCGATGATACTCGACAACGACAGATGCGTCAAGTGCATGGGCTGTATTGCCGCCTGTCCGTTTGGTTGTTCTTTGTTGGATTCCGAGCACGACATGATTGTCAAGTGTGACTTGTGCGATGGTGATCCGATCTGCGCCAAGTTCTGCCCCACCAAAGCTCTCACAAGCCGTCCCGTCGAGTTAACGCCGCGTAAGAAGCTGGTCGAGTCGGGATGACGATGATTCCGGCTTTGTCAACAAACCGTAAAGTCCGGGCCATCCAAGCCGGCAACTTGCCGTCCAGTTACCAACCCATGATCTGTTCGAGGTTCTTGTTGAGCTTCTCGATCCGCTCGCGATAGTCTTCCTTCTTGAGTTCCTCACGTTCGATAATCTCGTCGGGAGCGTTGGCCCGAAAGTCGGCGTTGGCAAGTTTCTTGGCCGTCTTCTCAAGCTGGATGCCTAAGTTTTTGAGTTCCTTCTCCAGCCGCGCCTTCTCGACATCGATGTCGATGAGTCCTTCCAGCGGCACGAACAGCTCCGCCCCGGAAATAACGGTCGAAGCAGACAACGGCGGTTTCTTAACATCGACGCCTGCGTGGAGATTCTCAACGCGGATCAAAGAGCGGAAGTATCCAATATGATTCTCAAGCAGTTTGCCGAACTCCTCGTTGTTGACGCGGATGTGGAGATCGGATTTTTTACCCGGTGGAACGTTCAGTTCCGCGCGCACCGCACGCACCGCCGTGACGACGTTTTGAATCTGCTCCAGACTCTGCTCCAGAGCATCGTCGATATGACCACCCTTTGTTTGTGGCCAGGGGCCAAAACTAAGCGTACTCTCGCTTGAGTAATCCTGCTCGAGCAAGTCAAGATAGATACGTTCGGTGACGAACGGCATAAACGGATGAAGCAGTTTGAGAATGTTGTGCAGCACGCACGTCGCGACGTTTAAGGAACCCTCTCTGATGGGAGCTCCCGGTTGATCCGGCTTTATCAGTTCGACATACCACGAACAGTAATCGTTCCAGACGAAGTTGTAGAGAACTTTGGCCGCCGCCGACAAACGATACTCGCCGAAGGACTTCTCCACCGTCTTGATCGTCCGTTCCATGCGTGACAATATCCAACGGTCGAATATAACCAGGTCATTTTCATCAATGGCGTCCAGTACCGGCGCCCGGCCGTCGAGCCGCATCTTGATAAATCTTGACACTTGATGCAACTTGTTGACGAAATTGCGTCCGATCTCAAAAGTGTTTTTGGTCACACATGGGTCCTGGCCGTCAGGCGTGGCCAGAACCAGTGAGACACGGAGGGCATCCGCCCCGTACTTGTCGATAATCTCCAGCGGATCGATACCGTTGCCGAGCGATTTAGACATCTTGATGCCCTTGGAGTCACGCACCGTGCCGTGAATGTAGACATCCGAGAACGGTAGTGCGTCCATGAACTCGCAGCCGGCCATGACCATGCGGGCCACCCACAGGAAGATGATTTCCGAGGCGGTGCTAAGCACTTTGGTGGGGTAGAACTTTTTGAGCTCGGCCGTTTGATCCGGCCAGCCCATGGTGGAAATCGGCCAGAGCCACGAAGAGAACCAGGTGTCGAGAACATCTTCGTCCTGGGTCAATGTGGCGGGATCATAACCGGGACATTCCTCGGCTGTTGGACGTTCGGCTGAGGCGAAGATGGTTCCATCGTCGGCATACCAAATCGGTATACGATGTCCCCACCAGAGTTGACGGGAGATGCACCAGTCGCGGATGTTCTCCATCCAGTGCAGATAAGTCTTGGACCAGTACTCGGGATGAAACTTGAGTTTCCCGGATTTAGCGGCCTCAATGGCCGGTTTGGCCATCTCTTCCATTTTGACGAACCATTGATCCGACAGGTACGGCTCGATGACACTGTGACACCGATAACAGGTACCGGCAGCCAGTTCGTATTTCTCGATCTTTTCGAGGTATCCCTTCTTTTTGAGTTCGTCGACAAGTTGCTCGCGGCCTTCGTATCTGTCGAGACCTTTGAACTTACCGGCCTTCTCATTGAGGGTACCGTCGGTGTTGAGGACATTGATTTCCTCAAGATCGTGACGTCGCCCGATGTCAAAGTCATTTGGATCGTGGGCCGGAGTGACTTTCACAACGCCGGTACCGAACTCCGGGTCGACATAGTTGTCGGCCACGATGGGAATCTCTCGTTCGAGAATGGGCAGGATGACGGTTTTGCCGACAAATTTCTTGTAACGGCTGTCCTTGGGCGCTACGGCCAGCGCCGTGTCACCCAACATAGTCTCGGGACGGGTGGTGGCCA contains these protein-coding regions:
- a CDS encoding 4Fe-4S dicluster domain-containing protein; protein product: MKSRLIVTPNLCTGCRTCELACSFSHMVDGKPSRSRIYPLPDGHADSYVPVVCLHCDVPACAMACLVDAIARDEETGAMILDNDRCVKCMGCIAACPFGCSLLDSEHDMIVKCDLCDGDPICAKFCPTKALTSRPVELTPRKKLVESG
- a CDS encoding valine--tRNA ligase: MNEKTAENTSKSKAYSPAEVEDRMLDRWLKAGYFHGCVDSDKETYSIVIPPPNCTDVLHLGHALNNTIQDVLIRKHRMDGYEAVWIPGADHAGIATQVVVEKQLVNEGTTRREMGRDKFHRRTADWANRNKEIILGQLRKMGCSCDWERTRFTLDDGLVTAVNETFLHLYKKGWIYRGHRIVNWCTSCQTSLSDDEVERDSIESHLWYIKYKLKGSDEFLAVATTRPETMLGDTALAVAPKDSRYKKFVGKTVILPILEREIPIVADNYVDPEFGTGVVKVTPAHDPNDFDIGRRHDLEEINVLNTDGTLNEKAGKFKGLDRYEGREQLVDELKKKGYLEKIEKYELAAGTCYRCHSVIEPYLSDQWFVKMEEMAKPAIEAAKSGKLKFHPEYWSKTYLHWMENIRDWCISRQLWWGHRIPIWYADDGTIFASAERPTAEECPGYDPATLTQDEDVLDTWFSSWLWPISTMGWPDQTAELKKFYPTKVLSTASEIIFLWVARMVMAGCEFMDALPFSDVYIHGTVRDSKGIKMSKSLGNGIDPLEIIDKYGADALRVSLVLATPDGQDPCVTKNTFEIGRNFVNKLHQVSRFIKMRLDGRAPVLDAIDENDLVIFDRWILSRMERTIKTVEKSFGEYRLSAAAKVLYNFVWNDYCSWYVELIKPDQPGAPIREGSLNVATCVLHNILKLLHPFMPFVTERIYLDLLEQDYSSESTLSFGPWPQTKGGHIDDALEQSLEQIQNVVTAVRAVRAELNVPPGKKSDLHIRVNNEEFGKLLENHIGYFRSLIRVENLHAGVDVKKPPLSASTVISGAELFVPLEGLIDIDVEKARLEKELKNLGIQLEKTAKKLANADFRANAPDEIIEREELKKEDYRERIEKLNKNLEQIMGW
- a CDS encoding 2Fe-2S iron-sulfur cluster-binding protein, with translation MVSLTINGKVVTAREGEMLLTVTRRENIDIPALCHHDAVEPFGGCRLCTVEITKAEWDGWTNYVTACLYPVEDGLIVQTHSSKVNELRRTNLDLLSARCPNSPEIRQLASEYGVTQTSFEEVPDADNCILCGLCTRVCEQLGFKAISTVGRGHSKQVAAPLKEAPPDCVGCLSCAQVCPTNVIEYTDTDGMRTIWNKPFDLIACSECGKHTITAAFADALSTLREIPRDYFDVCDECRRKELSLKMGSIVAWSQEEAS